The following proteins come from a genomic window of Streptomyces sp. Sge12:
- the rnpA gene encoding ribonuclease P protein component: protein MLSPENRLRRREDFASAVRRGRRAGRPLLVVHLRTSGATDPHEPGEIDPSTRAGFVVSKAVGNAVIRNRVKRRLRHLVRERLPQLPAGSLVVVRALPGAGDAGPDELARDLDAALVRLLGGVAR, encoded by the coding sequence GTGCTGTCTCCCGAGAATCGGCTGAGGCGGCGCGAGGACTTCGCGAGCGCGGTACGTCGAGGTCGTCGGGCTGGTCGCCCGCTCCTCGTCGTCCACCTACGTACAAGCGGTGCAACGGACCCGCACGAGCCGGGGGAGATCGATCCCTCGACGCGTGCGGGTTTCGTCGTCAGCAAGGCTGTCGGCAATGCCGTCATACGTAACCGGGTGAAGCGCCGTCTTCGCCATCTGGTCCGCGAGCGGCTGCCACAGCTGCCCGCCGGTAGCCTGGTGGTGGTACGAGCGTTGCCCGGAGCGGGCGATGCCGGCCCCGACGAGCTGGCCCGGGACCTGGATGCCGCTCTGGTGCGGCTCCTGGGAGGCGTGGCTCGATGA
- the dnaA gene encoding chromosomal replication initiator protein DnaA — MADVPADLAAVWPRVLEKLLGEGQPGIEPKDKQWVERCQPLALVADTALLAVPNEWGKRVLEGRLAPLISDALSRECGRPIRIAITVDDSAGEPAPPAPPQQQGGYEPYGGQRPGGGNGEDQLPTARPAYPDYQQQRPEPGAWPRGGQQDDYGWQQPRLGGFPERDPYASPQPGYMQQSEPTGYDQGSYEQQKYEQQKYESQQQHQGHQYEQQSYEPQQYEQPAPRQAPGRPAAPPSPSGGSTSGPLEPTARLNPKYLFDTFVIGASNRFAHAAAVAVAEAPAKAYNPLFVYGESGLGKTHLLHAIGHYARSLYPGTRVRYVSSEEFTNEFINSIRDGKGDAFRKRYREMDILLVDDIQFLASKESTQEEFFHTFNTLHNANKQIVLSSDRPPKQLVTLEDRLRNRFEWGLITDVQPPELETRIAILRKKAVQEQLNAPPEVLEFIASRISRNIRELEGALIRVTAFASLNRQPVDLGLTEDVLKNLIPGGEDSAPEITASDIMAATADYFGLTVDDLCGSSRSRVLVTARQIAMYLCRELTDLSLPKIGAQFGGRDHTTVMHADRKIRALMAERRSIYNQVTELTNRIKNA, encoded by the coding sequence GTGGCTGACGTACCTGCCGATCTTGCCGCAGTGTGGCCAAGGGTGCTCGAGAAGCTCCTCGGGGAGGGACAGCCGGGGATCGAACCGAAGGACAAGCAGTGGGTCGAGCGGTGTCAGCCCCTGGCACTCGTCGCCGACACCGCACTGCTCGCCGTCCCCAACGAATGGGGCAAGCGCGTCCTCGAAGGCCGCCTGGCCCCGCTGATCAGTGACGCCCTGAGCCGGGAGTGCGGCCGGCCCATCCGGATCGCGATCACCGTCGACGACTCCGCCGGCGAGCCCGCGCCCCCCGCCCCGCCCCAGCAGCAGGGCGGGTACGAGCCCTACGGCGGCCAGCGCCCCGGCGGCGGGAACGGCGAGGACCAGCTCCCCACCGCCCGCCCCGCCTACCCGGACTACCAGCAGCAGCGCCCCGAGCCCGGTGCCTGGCCCCGCGGCGGCCAGCAGGACGACTACGGCTGGCAGCAGCCGCGCCTGGGCGGTTTCCCCGAGCGCGACCCGTACGCCTCCCCGCAGCCGGGCTACATGCAGCAGTCCGAGCCCACCGGCTACGACCAGGGCTCTTACGAACAGCAGAAGTACGAGCAGCAGAAGTACGAGTCCCAGCAGCAGCACCAGGGCCATCAGTACGAGCAGCAGAGCTACGAGCCCCAGCAGTACGAGCAGCCCGCGCCGCGCCAGGCCCCGGGCCGGCCCGCGGCGCCCCCGTCCCCGTCCGGCGGTTCCACCTCGGGCCCGCTGGAGCCGACCGCGCGGCTGAACCCCAAGTACCTCTTCGACACCTTCGTCATCGGCGCCTCCAACCGCTTCGCGCACGCCGCCGCGGTGGCCGTCGCCGAGGCGCCGGCCAAGGCGTACAACCCCCTTTTCGTCTACGGGGAGTCGGGCCTCGGCAAGACGCACCTGCTGCACGCCATCGGGCACTACGCGCGGAGCCTCTACCCCGGCACCCGGGTGCGGTACGTGAGCTCCGAGGAGTTCACCAACGAGTTCATCAACTCCATCCGCGACGGCAAGGGCGACGCGTTCCGCAAGCGCTACCGCGAGATGGACATCCTGCTCGTCGACGACATCCAGTTCCTCGCGAGCAAGGAGTCGACGCAGGAGGAGTTCTTCCACACCTTCAATACGCTCCACAACGCCAACAAGCAGATCGTGCTCTCCTCCGACCGGCCGCCCAAGCAGCTGGTCACCCTGGAGGACCGGCTCCGCAACCGCTTCGAGTGGGGCCTGATCACCGACGTCCAGCCGCCCGAGCTGGAGACCCGTATCGCGATCCTGCGCAAGAAGGCGGTCCAGGAGCAGCTCAACGCCCCGCCGGAGGTACTGGAGTTCATCGCCTCCCGCATCTCGCGCAACATCCGCGAGCTGGAGGGGGCGCTGATCCGGGTCACGGCCTTCGCGAGCCTGAACCGGCAGCCGGTCGACCTGGGCCTGACCGAGGACGTCCTGAAGAACCTGATCCCGGGCGGCGAGGACAGCGCGCCCGAGATCACCGCCTCCGACATCATGGCGGCCACCGCCGACTACTTCGGGCTGACCGTGGACGACCTGTGCGGCTCCTCGCGCAGCCGGGTGCTGGTCACTGCCCGGCAGATCGCCATGTACCTGTGCCGGGAGCTCACCGACCTGTCACTGCCCAAGATCGGGGCGCAGTTCGGCGGCCGCGACCACACGACCGTCATGCACGCGGACCGCAAGATCCGCGCTCTGATGGCCGAGCGCCGCTCCATCTACAACCAGGTCACCGAGCTCACGAACCGCATCAAGAACGCCTGA
- a CDS encoding GNAT family N-acetyltransferase yields MGRRLVPLTLDNLQDLPRRCRSCVFWELDPVSGEAAVKAGNPAQEKEAWISAVLLEWGSCGRVVYVDEVPVGFVLYAPAAYVPRATAFPTSPVSPDAVQLITAWIMPGYQGQGLGRVMVQTVAKDLLRRGFRAIEAFGDAHWEGPACLLPADHLLAVGFKTVRPHPVHPRLRLELRSTLSWKEDVELALDRLLGAARKEPALRPL; encoded by the coding sequence ATGGGTCGTCGGCTGGTACCGCTCACGCTGGACAACCTCCAGGACCTGCCCCGTCGTTGCCGGTCCTGTGTGTTCTGGGAACTGGACCCGGTCAGTGGCGAGGCCGCCGTGAAGGCGGGTAATCCGGCGCAGGAGAAGGAGGCGTGGATCTCCGCCGTCCTCCTGGAGTGGGGATCCTGCGGCCGAGTGGTCTACGTGGACGAGGTTCCGGTGGGCTTCGTCCTCTACGCGCCGGCGGCGTATGTCCCGCGGGCCACTGCCTTTCCCACCAGCCCGGTGTCGCCGGATGCCGTGCAGCTGATCACCGCGTGGATCATGCCGGGGTATCAGGGCCAGGGGCTGGGGCGCGTGATGGTCCAGACGGTGGCGAAGGACTTGTTGCGGCGGGGCTTCCGGGCGATCGAGGCCTTCGGGGACGCGCACTGGGAGGGGCCGGCGTGCCTGCTGCCGGCCGACCACCTGCTCGCGGTGGGGTTCAAGACGGTCCGTCCCCACCCGGTGCATCCGCGGCTGAGGCTGGAACTCCGCTCGACGCTGTCGTGGAAGGAAGACGTGGAGCTGGCGTTGGACCGGCTGCTGGGTGCGGCTCGCAAGGAGCCGGCGCTGCGGCCGCTGTGA
- the rsmG gene encoding 16S rRNA (guanine(527)-N(7))-methyltransferase RsmG, producing the protein MTEAAELPPAPEEARAVFGEFFPEAVRYAELLADAGVKRGLIGPREVPRLWERHLLNCAVLSEVVPKGVTVCDVGSGAGLPGIPLALVRRDLKITLLEPLLRRTTFLQEAVELLGLDHVTVMRGRAEEVLGKLQPVHVVTARAVAPLDRLAGWGVPLLRPYGEMLALKGDTADDELVSAKTALAKLGVVKTSVLQVGEGLVDPLTTVVRVEVGESPGGVRFAAKRAKAARVGRTRRRR; encoded by the coding sequence GTGACGGAGGCAGCTGAGCTTCCCCCGGCGCCTGAAGAGGCGCGCGCGGTGTTCGGTGAGTTTTTCCCGGAAGCTGTGCGGTACGCGGAGCTGCTGGCGGACGCGGGAGTCAAGCGGGGCCTGATCGGGCCGCGTGAGGTGCCGCGCCTGTGGGAGCGGCACCTGCTGAACTGCGCTGTGCTGTCGGAGGTGGTGCCCAAGGGCGTCACCGTGTGCGACGTGGGCTCGGGTGCGGGTCTGCCCGGTATCCCGCTCGCCCTGGTGCGGCGGGATCTCAAGATCACGTTGCTCGAACCGCTGCTGCGGCGGACGACCTTCCTCCAGGAGGCCGTGGAGCTGCTGGGCCTGGACCACGTCACGGTGATGCGCGGTCGGGCCGAAGAGGTCCTGGGCAAGCTCCAGCCGGTGCACGTGGTGACGGCGCGGGCGGTGGCTCCGCTGGACCGGCTGGCCGGCTGGGGCGTGCCTCTGCTGCGCCCGTACGGCGAGATGCTGGCGCTGAAGGGCGACACGGCTGACGACGAGCTGGTGTCGGCGAAGACGGCGCTGGCGAAGCTGGGTGTGGTGAAGACCTCGGTGCTCCAGGTCGGCGAGGGTCTGGTGGATCCGCTGACGACGGTGGTGCGGGTCGAGGTGGGAGAGAGCCCCGGCGGGGTGAGGTTTGCGGCCAAGCGGGCTAAGGCCGCCCGGGTGGGACGTACCCGTCGCCGCCGGTGA
- a CDS encoding Jag family protein encodes MTEGTTTAAAESGDTLTRLEQEGEIAADYLEGLLDIADLDGDIDMDVEADRAAVSIVSDSASRDLNKLVGRDGEVLEALQELTRLAVHRETGDRSRLMLDIAGFRAKKREELAALGAQAAADVKASGEPMKLAPMTPFERKVVHDAVAAAGLRSESEGEEPQRFVVVLPA; translated from the coding sequence GTGACGGAAGGCACCACCACCGCCGCCGCTGAGAGTGGCGACACCCTGACCCGCCTCGAGCAGGAGGGTGAGATCGCGGCCGATTACCTCGAGGGTCTGCTGGACATCGCCGACCTGGACGGCGACATCGACATGGACGTCGAGGCCGACCGGGCCGCGGTGTCGATCGTCAGCGACTCGGCCAGCCGTGATCTGAACAAGCTCGTGGGCCGTGACGGTGAGGTCCTGGAGGCTCTGCAGGAGCTGACCCGCCTTGCCGTGCACCGGGAGACCGGGGACCGCAGCCGGCTGATGCTGGACATCGCCGGGTTCCGTGCCAAGAAGCGCGAGGAGCTGGCGGCGCTGGGCGCCCAGGCCGCGGCCGACGTGAAGGCGTCCGGCGAGCCGATGAAGCTGGCTCCGATGACCCCGTTCGAGCGGAAGGTCGTCCACGACGCCGTGGCGGCCGCCGGTCTGCGCAGCGAGTCCGAGGGCGAGGAGCCGCAGCGCTTCGTCGTTGTGCTTCCGGCCTGA
- the rpmH gene encoding 50S ribosomal protein L34 has protein sequence MSKRTFQPNNRRRAKTHGFRLRMRTRAGRAILANRRGKGRAALSA, from the coding sequence GTGAGCAAGCGCACCTTCCAGCCGAACAACCGCCGTCGTGCCAAGACCCACGGCTTCCGCCTGCGGATGCGTACCCGTGCCGGTCGCGCGATCCTCGCGAACCGTCGTGGCAAGGGCCGCGCCGCCCTTTCCGCGTAA
- the yidD gene encoding membrane protein insertion efficiency factor YidD: MKYPLLALIKLYQWTISPLLGPVCRYYPSCSHYGYTAIDRHGAVKGTALTAWRILRCNPWSPGGVDHVPPRKRPRWHEQLRSALRRSRNAQGA, encoded by the coding sequence ATGAAGTACCCGCTGCTCGCTTTGATCAAGCTGTACCAGTGGACGATCAGTCCGCTGCTCGGGCCGGTGTGCCGCTATTACCCGTCGTGTTCGCACTACGGGTACACGGCCATCGACCGGCATGGTGCGGTGAAGGGGACGGCCCTGACCGCCTGGCGGATCCTGCGGTGCAATCCGTGGTCCCCGGGTGGTGTGGACCATGTCCCACCCCGTAAACGCCCGCGTTGGCACGAGCAGCTGCGCAGTGCGTTGCGTAGATCTCGCAATGCTCAAGGAGCCTGA
- the trxA gene encoding thioredoxin, whose translation MAGTLKNVTDADFDAKVLKSDKPVLVDFWAAWCGPCRQIAPSLEAIAAEHPEIEIVKLNIDENPATAAKYGVMSIPTLNVYQGGEVAKTIVGAKPKAAILRDLAEFVEVKTA comes from the coding sequence GTGGCCGGCACCCTCAAGAATGTGACCGACGCTGACTTCGATGCCAAGGTCCTCAAGAGCGACAAGCCCGTACTGGTGGACTTCTGGGCCGCCTGGTGCGGACCCTGCCGCCAGATCGCGCCGTCCCTCGAGGCGATCGCCGCCGAGCACCCCGAGATCGAGATCGTCAAGCTCAACATCGACGAGAACCCGGCCACGGCTGCCAAGTACGGCGTCATGTCCATCCCGACGCTGAACGTCTACCAGGGTGGCGAGGTCGCCAAGACCATCGTCGGCGCCAAGCCGAAGGCCGCCATCCTGCGCGACCTCGCCGAGTTCGTCGAGGTCAAGACCGCCTGA
- the yidC gene encoding membrane protein insertase YidC, with product MDTIAGLFSFITTPVSWIIVQFHSLYGAVFGPDSGWAWGLSIVSLVVLIRICLIPLFVKQIKATRGMQALQPKMKAIQERYKNDKQRQSEEMMKLYKETGTNPLSSCLPILAQSPFFFALYSVLSSIASGKEIGYIDGPLLASARQAHIFGAPLAAKFTDSAAKAASLDASITDVRIVTAVMIVLMSLSQFYTQRQLMQKNVDLSVKTPFMQQQKMLMYIFPVIFAVMGINFPVGVLVYWLTTNVWTMGQQMYVINQNPTPGSMAQDQYLTRLLKHISSHGDVKGRSKKKIVAAIVAKGPDRNDNERKFITALTKQGLAAQPDGSVIKSSEATADSDAASGGTAKRQQPKRQSKSQRQTPSKPSPKK from the coding sequence GTGGACACGATCGCCGGTCTGTTCAGCTTTATCACCACACCCGTTTCCTGGATCATCGTCCAGTTCCACTCGCTGTACGGGGCGGTCTTCGGGCCGGACAGTGGATGGGCCTGGGGCCTGTCCATCGTGTCCCTGGTGGTCTTGATCCGTATCTGTCTGATCCCGCTCTTCGTGAAGCAGATCAAGGCGACGCGGGGTATGCAGGCGCTCCAGCCGAAGATGAAGGCGATCCAGGAGCGCTACAAGAACGACAAGCAGCGTCAGTCCGAAGAGATGATGAAGCTGTACAAGGAGACGGGTACCAACCCGCTCTCCTCGTGCCTTCCCATCCTGGCGCAGTCCCCGTTCTTCTTCGCCCTCTACAGCGTGCTCTCCAGCATCGCCAGCGGCAAAGAGATCGGCTACATCGACGGTCCGCTGCTGGCCAGCGCGCGTCAGGCCCACATCTTCGGTGCTCCGCTGGCGGCGAAGTTCACCGACAGCGCCGCGAAGGCCGCGAGCCTGGACGCCTCGATCACCGACGTGCGCATCGTCACCGCCGTCATGATCGTCCTGATGTCGCTGTCGCAGTTCTACACCCAGCGTCAGCTGATGCAGAAGAACGTCGACCTCTCGGTCAAGACGCCGTTCATGCAGCAGCAGAAGATGCTGATGTACATCTTCCCCGTGATCTTCGCGGTCATGGGCATCAACTTCCCCGTCGGTGTTCTCGTCTACTGGCTGACCACGAACGTCTGGACCATGGGTCAGCAGATGTACGTGATCAACCAGAACCCGACGCCGGGCAGCATGGCGCAGGACCAGTACCTGACCCGCCTGCTCAAGCACATCAGCTCGCACGGTGACGTGAAGGGCCGGAGCAAGAAGAAGATCGTCGCGGCGATCGTTGCCAAGGGCCCGGACCGCAATGACAACGAGCGCAAGTTCATCACCGCCCTCACCAAGCAGGGCCTGGCGGCCCAGCCCGACGGCAGTGTGATCAAGAGTTCCGAGGCCACGGCAGACTCGGATGCGGCGAGCGGCGGTACGGCGAAGCGCCAGCAGCCGAAGCGCCAGTCGAAGTCGCAGCGTCAGACGCCCAGCAAGCCCTCTCCCAAGAAGTAA
- a CDS encoding ParA family protein — MAGSVHREPDVEESDTVRSDANLAGPVADPVPGPRSESAGEDVSRETLPPPLVDNDDTPIGRAAQQAVEALGRAGERLPRPNQTRVIVVANQKGGVGKTTTTVNLAASLALHGARVLVVDLDPQGNASTALGIDHHADVPSIYDVLVDSRPLLEVVQPVVDVEGLFCAPATIDLAGAEIELVSLVARESRLQRAIQAYDQPLDYILIDCPPSLGLLTVNALVAGAEVLIPIQCEYYALEGLGQLLRNVDLVRAHLNPTLHVSTILLTMYDGRTRLASQVAEEVRSHFGKEVLRTSIPRSVRISEAPSYGQTVLTYDPGSSGSLSYLEAAREIAYRGVGMQYDARQAHLGPGMNSTQNVAEGIQ, encoded by the coding sequence ATGGCAGGCTCTGTTCATCGCGAGCCTGATGTCGAGGAGAGTGACACCGTGCGGTCCGACGCCAACCTCGCGGGGCCGGTGGCCGATCCGGTCCCCGGTCCCCGCTCTGAATCGGCGGGTGAGGATGTTTCACGTGAAACATTGCCTCCGCCTCTTGTAGACAACGACGACACCCCCATCGGCCGAGCCGCCCAGCAGGCGGTCGAGGCACTGGGGCGTGCCGGAGAGAGGCTGCCCCGGCCGAATCAGACGCGGGTCATCGTGGTGGCCAACCAGAAGGGCGGCGTGGGCAAGACCACGACGACCGTGAACCTGGCGGCCTCGCTGGCCCTGCACGGCGCACGGGTCTTGGTGGTCGATCTCGACCCGCAGGGCAATGCGTCCACGGCGCTGGGCATCGACCACCATGCCGATGTGCCCTCGATCTACGACGTGCTCGTGGACAGCCGGCCCCTACTGGAGGTCGTCCAGCCGGTGGTGGACGTGGAGGGGCTCTTCTGTGCTCCGGCCACGATCGATCTGGCGGGCGCGGAGATCGAGCTGGTCTCGCTCGTGGCCCGGGAGAGCCGCCTCCAGCGGGCGATCCAGGCGTACGACCAGCCTCTCGACTACATCCTGATCGACTGCCCGCCCTCGCTCGGGCTGCTGACGGTGAACGCCCTGGTGGCCGGTGCGGAGGTGCTGATCCCGATCCAGTGCGAGTACTACGCACTGGAGGGCTTGGGCCAGCTGCTGCGCAACGTCGATCTGGTGCGGGCCCACCTCAACCCGACGCTCCATGTGTCGACCATCCTGCTGACGATGTACGACGGCAGGACGCGGTTGGCCTCGCAGGTGGCGGAGGAGGTGCGCAGCCACTTCGGCAAGGAGGTGCTGCGGACGAGCATCCCCCGGTCGGTGCGTATTTCCGAGGCGCCGAGCTATGGGCAGACGGTGCTCACGTACGACCCGGGTTCCAGTGGTTCCCTCTCCTACCTGGAGGCAGCGCGAGAGATCGCGTATCGGGGGGTCGGAATGCAGTACGACGCTCGGCAAGCCCATCTGGGCCCGGGCATGAACAGCACGCAGAATGTGGCGGAGGGGATCCAGTGA
- a CDS encoding ParB/RepB/Spo0J family partition protein: MSERRRGLGRGLGALIPAAPQEKTPPVISAGSTSPSAVPTLASERGVAAAKLASLVQADVSRETSLAVVPVAEPEPEAETNVVAGATFAELPMDAITPNPRQPRDVFDEDALAELVTSIQEVGLLQPVVVRQSAPGRYELIMGERRWRACREAGLEAIPAIIRATDDEKLLLDALLENLHRAQLNPLEEAAAYDQLLKDFNCTHDQLADRIGRSRPQVSNTLRLLKLSPSVQRRVAAGVLSAGHARALLSVEDSEEQDKLAHRIVAEGLSVRAVEEIVTLMASEPSSAVKPKGPRAGARVAPALSELATRLSDRFETRVKVDLGQKKGKITVEFASMEDLERILGTLAPGEGRVLEQGLTGE, from the coding sequence GTGAGTGAGCGACGTAGAGGTCTGGGGCGGGGGCTCGGTGCGCTGATTCCCGCGGCTCCGCAGGAGAAGACGCCCCCGGTGATCAGTGCCGGATCGACGTCTCCGTCGGCGGTGCCGACGCTGGCTTCGGAGCGGGGGGTCGCGGCGGCGAAGCTTGCTTCGCTCGTGCAGGCCGATGTTTCACGTGAAACATCGCTCGCGGTCGTCCCGGTGGCCGAGCCGGAGCCCGAGGCGGAGACCAATGTGGTGGCGGGGGCGACGTTCGCCGAGCTTCCGATGGACGCGATCACGCCGAACCCGCGTCAGCCGCGTGATGTGTTCGATGAGGACGCGCTGGCCGAGCTGGTGACCTCCATCCAGGAGGTGGGTCTGCTCCAGCCGGTGGTGGTGCGGCAGTCGGCCCCCGGCCGCTATGAGCTGATCATGGGTGAGCGCCGCTGGCGTGCCTGTCGCGAGGCCGGGCTGGAGGCCATTCCGGCCATCATCCGGGCGACGGACGACGAGAAGCTGCTGCTGGACGCGCTGCTGGAGAACCTGCACCGGGCTCAGCTGAACCCGTTGGAAGAAGCCGCGGCCTACGACCAGCTGCTCAAGGACTTCAACTGCACCCACGATCAGCTGGCCGACCGGATCGGGCGCTCGCGTCCCCAGGTGTCGAACACGCTGCGGCTGCTCAAGCTGTCCCCTTCGGTGCAGCGCCGGGTGGCCGCGGGTGTGCTCTCGGCCGGGCACGCGCGTGCGCTGCTCTCGGTGGAGGACTCCGAGGAGCAGGACAAGCTGGCGCACCGGATCGTGGCCGAGGGGCTGTCGGTGCGTGCGGTCGAGGAGATCGTGACGCTGATGGCCTCGGAGCCGTCGAGTGCGGTGAAGCCGAAGGGTCCGCGTGCGGGTGCCCGGGTTGCTCCGGCGCTCAGCGAGCTCGCGACGCGTCTGTCGGACCGCTTCGAGACGCGGGTGAAGGTGGATCTGGGCCAGAAGAAGGGCAAGATCACCGTCGAGTTCGCCTCGATGGAGGATCTGGAGCGGATTCTGGGAACGCTGGCGCCGGGCGAGGGCCGGGTGCTGGAGCAGGGGCTCACCGGGGAGTGA